The Amycolatopsis coloradensis sequence CGGCCACGGCGTACGCGGACGGCCCCTCCTTCGCCGACGAGGCCGCTGGGGCGGCTTCGACGGGCGCCGGACCGAGCGGAGCGGCCAAGGGATCGGCGTGCGCCGGTGCGGCGACGAACAATCCGGGCAGCAGGGCAGCGAGCAGCAACAAGCGTGAATTTCTCACGAATTACCCCACGATCGAGTGACAGGCAGCATCGCTCAGCACAGCGGACGCGAACCGCTAGGAGAAGACCTCGGGGTGAACGAGAACCGAACGGCGTAGGGCGCGAAGGTCAGGGCGTGACCGGCCCGGCGAGGAAGGTCTTCGCCGCCGTGGCGTCACCGGTGATTTCGAGGCCCGCCCCGTCGAGCTCGATCCGTTGCCACAGCAGCAGATCCAGCCCTTCCGCGGGCCCTTCGACGACGGCGCCCGCCGCTTCGGCGGGGTCTGCCCGCCGCGAGCCGGGGACGTCGGTTTCGCCCGGCGGTGTGATCAACCAGGCGTGTCCGGTGTCGGAGGTCTTCAGCAGCAACGGAACGGTGACCGCCGGCGGGGTGTGCCACCGCTTGACCTTCGGCAGCATGCCGAGGAGGACCTCGTCCACGCCGTCGGCGGCGAGGGACGGGTCCAGGGTGTATTCGGTCCCTGCCGCGCGGTGCGCGTCGAGCAGGTGCACCGCGGTCTCGTGGACCTGGCGGCGGAACCAGAAGGCCTTGGTCTTGGCGGCGGCGGTGAAGTTCCAGGCGCCGTCCTCGGGAGATGCCTCGCGCAGTGCCTCGATGAGGTCTGCCGCACTTTCGCGGTACCAGGCGGCGAGGTCCATGCCGGGTTCGTCCTCGAAGCTCTGCGGGCCGAGTTCGCCGGTGCGCACGATCCCGGCCGCCCAGCGATGGACGTTGCCGAGGTGCACGACCAGGTCACGCAGGCGCCAGTCGCCGCAGCACGGCACGGGCGCGGCGTGGTCCCCGGTGCTCGCCACGTGCGCGAAACCGGTGGTGAGCTCCCGCAGGCGCTCCAGGTACTCGTCCGGTGTCATCGAAACTCCCCGCTTCGTGGACGGCACGGTGATACCGCGCCGTCCACGAGTGTGTCAGACCTCGGGGAACCAGAGCTTGAGCTCGCGCTCGGCCGACTCCGGGGAGTCCGAACCGTGCACCAGGTTGTACTGGGTCTCCAGCGCGAAGTCGCCGCGCAGAGTGCCGGGGGTGGCCTTCTCGACCGGGTCGGTGCCGCCGGCGAGCTGACGGAAGGCGGCGATGGCGCGGGGGCCCTCGACGGCGATCGCGACCAGCGGGCCCGAGGTGATGAACTCGAGGAGGTCGCCGAAGAACGGGCGCTCCTTGTGCTCGGCGTAGTGCTCCTCGGCGACCGACCGCTCGACGGTGCGCAGTTCGAGGGCGGCGAGCTTCAGGCCCTTGCGCTCGATGCGAGCGATGACCTCGCCGACGAGGCCGCGCGCGACGCCATCGGGCTTGACGAGGACCAGCGTGCGTTCAGTCACGGCGGTATTTCTCCTTGGGTGGGATTCGTGCTATTCGCCCGGAGCCTACTGGGTGCTTCGCCGCTCACTTCACGTCGGACCAGGGAATGGCCTCGATGCGTTCGAGGTGCTCCTCGCCCCACTCCCCGAGTGCGGCCATAGCGCTGTTGAGGGAATCCCCGAATCCGGTCAGCGAGTACTCCACCTTCGGCGGAACCTGGTGGTAAACCTCGCGATGCAGCAGTCCGGTGGTCTCCATCTCGCGCAGTTGCAGGATCAGGACCCGCTCGCTGATGCCGGGCACCGCGCGCCTCAGCTCCCCGAAGCGCAGCGGACCGTCCTGGAGCGCGAACAGGATGAGCCCTTTCCATTTGCCGCCCATGACGGCGATCGCGGCGTCGAGGCCGCAGGTGAACGTCCGATTCTTGGTCATCGCTTCACATACCTTTTTGTCAGTACCCGGCAAAATAGTAGGTACTTGATCGAATTTACGCGACCGCCCAGCATGGAGTCATCCCGAAGATTTCCTTTGACTGGAGCGAAAAATGCCGAAGACGCCGGTGACCGTCGTGGGCCTCGGCTCGATGGGCTCGGCCCTGGCGGACGCCTTTCTGGCGGCCGGGCATCCGACCACCGTGTGGAACAGGACGGCTTCGAAGGCCGATCACCTCGTCGCGCGCGGAGCGATCCTGGCCGCGACGGCCGGGGACGCGGTGCGGGCGAGCCAGTTGACCATCGCCTGCCTGACCACCTACGAAGACACGCGCGCGGCTTTGGAGCCCGCTTCCCTGACCGGACGCGCCTTGGTGACTTTGAACAGCGGCTCACCGGCGGGAGCGCGCCGGATGGCCGAATGGGCGAAGGAGCACGGCGCGC is a genomic window containing:
- a CDS encoding maleylpyruvate isomerase family mycothiol-dependent enzyme is translated as MTPDEYLERLRELTTGFAHVASTGDHAAPVPCCGDWRLRDLVVHLGNVHRWAAGIVRTGELGPQSFEDEPGMDLAAWYRESAADLIEALREASPEDGAWNFTAAAKTKAFWFRRQVHETAVHLLDAHRAAGTEYTLDPSLAADGVDEVLLGMLPKVKRWHTPPAVTVPLLLKTSDTGHAWLITPPGETDVPGSRRADPAEAAGAVVEGPAEGLDLLLWQRIELDGAGLEITGDATAAKTFLAGPVTP
- the ndk gene encoding nucleoside-diphosphate kinase, which translates into the protein MTERTLVLVKPDGVARGLVGEVIARIERKGLKLAALELRTVERSVAEEHYAEHKERPFFGDLLEFITSGPLVAIAVEGPRAIAAFRQLAGGTDPVEKATPGTLRGDFALETQYNLVHGSDSPESAERELKLWFPEV
- a CDS encoding helix-turn-helix domain-containing protein, with translation MTKNRTFTCGLDAAIAVMGGKWKGLILFALQDGPLRFGELRRAVPGISERVLILQLREMETTGLLHREVYHQVPPKVEYSLTGFGDSLNSAMAALGEWGEEHLERIEAIPWSDVK